The Burkholderia latens genome segment GCGAGATCGACGAGCCGATGGCCAAGATGAATCTGCGCGGCGCCGACCGCCTTCGACAGGATCGCCTGCAGGTCCGCGCGATGCACGCCCCAGTACGAGCCGCCGAACTGCCGTCGATAGTCGGGCTCGCCGCGATGATGGCCGATCACCGCGCCGCTGCGTCCGTCGCGATAGACGAGGCCGGAGATTTCCGCGCACACCGCGTCGAAAGCAGGACGTAATCCCATCCGTTCGTAGAAACGCGTCGCATTGGCCGACAGCGCGACGGCCGCACCGACCTCGCGCAGCACGTCGGTCTGCTCGTAAAGCTGCGCGTCGATGCCCTGCTCGCGCAACGCAAGCGCCAGCGTCAGTCCGCCGATGCCGGCACCGACGATCGCGATCTTCAGATTCGTCTGCATGATGAACGTGTCTCCGATATTCAGATGGTGATGGTCCGACGCACCGCAGCGCGGGCCCTGCCAGCGCGCCGGTCGAAGGCAGGCGCCATGACGGTATTGTCAGCAGCGCCCCGTCATCCCACAATAAAATGCAGGGAATCTGCTTCATCACTGAAAAGAATGACGGGAGACGCCGGGAAATCATGGAACTCAGCGAGATCGACTTGAACCTGCTGTTGCTGTTCCAGCGGCTGATGCAGGAGCGGCGCGTTTCGACCGTCGCCGAGCAGATGAACATGAGCCAGCCGGGCGTCAGCAACGCGCTCGCGAAGCTGCGCCGCCTGCTTGGCGATCCGCTGTTCGTGCGCGGCCCCGGCGGCGTGGTTCCGACGCCGTTCGCGCTGCGCCTGGCCGAGCCTGTCGCGCACGCGCTGTCGACGCTGCATGCGGCGCTTAATCCCGAGACCGGCTTCGATCCGCTGCGTGCGTCGCGCACGATGACGATCGGGATGACCGATATCGGCGAGGTCGTATTCCTGCCGGCGTTGCTCGAACATCTGTCGCGTACGGCGCCGGGCATCGCGCTCAATACGGTGCGCAACACGAGCGTCAATCTCGCCGACGAGATGGCCGACGGCCGCGTCGATCTCGCGATCGGCCTGCTGCCGCAACTGCAGGGCGGGTTCTATCAGCGCCGGCTGTTCGATCAGCGGTACGTGTGTCTGTTCCGGCGCGGCCATCCGCTCGAGGACGCGCCGCTGACCGTCGACGCATGGCGGGACGCCGAGCATCTGGTCGTCGTGTCGGCCGGCACCGGCCACGGGCAGGTGGACGAATGGCTGAAGCGGCGCCGCGTAAAACGTCGCGTGCGGCTGACGGTGCCGCATTTCATGAGCGTCGGCTACATCCTGCAGCGCACCGACCTGATCGCGACCGTGCCCGAGCATCTCGCGCTGCAGCTCGCCGCGCCGTTCTCGCTCGGCTGGCGGGCGTTGCCGG includes the following:
- a CDS encoding LysR family transcriptional regulator, producing MELSEIDLNLLLLFQRLMQERRVSTVAEQMNMSQPGVSNALAKLRRLLGDPLFVRGPGGVVPTPFALRLAEPVAHALSTLHAALNPETGFDPLRASRTMTIGMTDIGEVVFLPALLEHLSRTAPGIALNTVRNTSVNLADEMADGRVDLAIGLLPQLQGGFYQRRLFDQRYVCLFRRGHPLEDAPLTVDAWRDAEHLVVVSAGTGHGQVDEWLKRRRVKRRVRLTVPHFMSVGYILQRTDLIATVPEHLALQLAAPFSLGWRALPVTLPGAPIHMLWHARVNQDEGNRWLRDVVVALFSDAGTRGRKTAPARRK